CCCTTCTTCGGAAAGCGGCGCTGCATCGGCATCTGTCCGCCTTCAAAGCCCAGACGCGCACCGTGGTGACCGGTGCGGGCCTTCTGACCCTTGACGCCCTTGCCGGACTGCTCGCCGGTGCCCGAGCCCGGGCCGCGGCCGATGCGCTTGCGGTTACGGGTCGATCCCCGTGGCCCCTTCAACGTGTGCAGTGTCGTTCCCATGGTGCTCTCTCTTCTCTTTCGGCGACGTTCTAATCGCCGGATTCGACGTGAACCAGATGTGAAACGGAGCGAATCATGCCACGAACGGCCAGATTGTCCGCCAGAACCACCGTGCGTCCCATCTTGGTCAGGCCGAGGCCTTTGATGGTGCGTTTCTGGGGCTCCGGGCGATTGATGCCGCTGCGGATCAGCGTGACTCTCAGCTTCTTGGCCATGACGATTTCTCTCCCTCGCCTAATCGCGAATTTCGGCCAGCGTCTTGCCGCGCAGGCCGGCGGCGTTTTCGGCGCTGCGCAGCTGCTGGAGGGCGTTGATCGTGGCGTGAATGACGTTGTGCGGATTCGACGTGCCGATGCACTTGGTCAGGATGTCCTGCACGCCGGCCACTTCCAGCACCGGGCGAACCGCACCGCCGGCGATGACGCCGGTACCGGCGCTGGCCGGACGCAGCAGCACTGACCCAGCGCCAAAGGTGCCGAGCACCTCGTGCGGGATGGTGGTGCCGGCCAGCGGGATGTGGAACAGGTTCTTCTTGGCCTGCTCGGTTCCTTTGCGGATGGCCTCCGGAACCTCGT
This genomic window from Polyangia bacterium contains:
- the rpmD gene encoding 50S ribosomal protein L30 yields the protein MAKKLRVTLIRSGINRPEPQKRTIKGLGLTKMGRTVVLADNLAVRGMIRSVSHLVHVESGD
- the rpsE gene encoding 30S ribosomal protein S5; the encoded protein is MVINYEEVGELVDSVVFINRVAKVVKGGRRFSFSALVVVGDQRGYVGAGLGKANEVPEAIRKGTEQAKKNLFHIPLAGTTIPHEVLGTFGAGSVLLRPASAGTGVIAGGAVRPVLEVAGVQDILTKCIGTSNPHNVIHATINALQQLRSAENAAGLRGKTLAEIRD